The genomic window GAGTAGCGGCCGGTCCCCGGATTACGTAACACAGACGCCCGGTAGGGCGTCTTTTTTACGAACGGTCGTCCCGGCGCGAGGGTGGGGGTTCGCCATACAATTCCCCACGCGGCGGAACCCGCGCGGTCTAAATCCCGGGGGGTGGGTAAGGGGCCGGTTGACTTGAAGGCCCGCCTCTGCTACTTTCACCGCCGTCCATTTCAACCCGGGGGAGCCCCGTGGCCATCCTCATAGAGGAAAACTCCCGCGTCCTGGTCCAGGGCATCACCGGCAAGACCGGCCGCTTCCACGCCTCCCGGATGCACTCCTACGGCACCCGCGTCGTTGCCGGGACCTCCCCCGGCAAGGGTGGGCAGGAAGTGGAAGGGGTGCCGGTCTTCGACACCGCGGCCGAGGCGGTTGAGGCCACCGGGGCCGACGTGAGCGTCCTCTTCCTCCCGGCTCGCTTCGTGCTGGATTCCGCCGTGGAGGCCTGCCGCGCCGGTTTGAGGCTGGTCGTCGTCGTACCCGAGCACATCCCCGTCCACGACATGCTCCGCCTGCGCGAAGAGAGCGAGAAGAGCGGCACCCGGGTCCTCGGGGGCAACACGGCGGGGGTCATCTCGCCGGGCCGCTGCAACGTGGGCATCATCCCGCCGCTGGCCTTCGAGCGGGGCCGCATCGGCACCCTATCCCGTTCCGGCTCCATCACCTACTACATCGCCGACACGCTGACCCGGTCGGGGTACGGCGAGTCCACCTGCGTGGGGATGGGCGGCGACCCGGTGCTGGGCTCGACCTACAACGACCTCCTGCCGCTCTTCGACTTGGACGACGAGACCGACGCCGTGGTCATCACCGGTGAGATAGGCGGGATTTACGAGGAACTGGCCGCTCCGGCCGTCCGGGCGATGAAAAAGCCGGTGGTGGCAATGATCGGCGGCGTCTTCGCCCCGCCCGGAAAGCGCATGGGCCACGCCGGGGCCATCGTCGAGGGGCGGATGGGCACGGCCCGGAGCAAGCTGGAGGCCCTCGAGGGCGCCGGGGCCCGCATCGCCAAAACCTTCGCCGATATCCCCCGCATCCTCGGTGAGCTGGGAATCCGTCCCGCTAACGAGCCCCACATCATCGAGGGCGGCCGCGTCGGCGGCTAGGGTATTCCGACAACACCGATCGGAGGTCGCTTGGGCGAGAAGTGGATCACCAAAATCACCAAGGTCGAGCCGAACCGCTTGACCCTGCGGGGGTACGCCCTCGACGAGCTGATTGGGACCGTCCCCTTCTCC from bacterium includes these protein-coding regions:
- the sucD gene encoding succinate--CoA ligase subunit alpha; protein product: MAILIEENSRVLVQGITGKTGRFHASRMHSYGTRVVAGTSPGKGGQEVEGVPVFDTAAEAVEATGADVSVLFLPARFVLDSAVEACRAGLRLVVVVPEHIPVHDMLRLREESEKSGTRVLGGNTAGVISPGRCNVGIIPPLAFERGRIGTLSRSGSITYYIADTLTRSGYGESTCVGMGGDPVLGSTYNDLLPLFDLDDETDAVVITGEIGGIYEELAAPAVRAMKKPVVAMIGGVFAPPGKRMGHAGAIVEGRMGTARSKLEALEGAGARIAKTFADIPRILGELGIRPANEPHIIEGGRVGG